The Verrucomicrobiia bacterium genome has a segment encoding these proteins:
- a CDS encoding HDOD domain-containing protein — protein MQEIDDFIAKARHLPPAPQVLPRLMQKLATPNVPLSDVIQLINVDPGLTASVLQRCNSAYFRGSLPVETVFEAVTRLGFNQIFRLVTSLSGTQIFKGSHQTYGLKEDELWRHSLTAAAAAQIIAQDLGDDENVAFTAALLHDVGKIVLAQVLEHIYDRLVEEIESRPSDAADTEKQLLGVHHGEVGGRLLAQWKFPPHLVAAVWSHHQPEAAGPHKRLASLVHVGNLTAYFLGCGYGYQAFALRGSPAALEILNISSDQLPGYVLRTKDLIESIFALLRLQN, from the coding sequence ATGCAGGAAATAGACGATTTCATTGCCAAAGCCCGGCATCTGCCGCCGGCGCCGCAGGTGTTGCCGCGGTTGATGCAGAAGCTGGCGACGCCGAATGTGCCGTTGAGCGATGTGATTCAGCTCATCAATGTGGATCCGGGCCTGACAGCGAGCGTGCTGCAGCGTTGCAACAGCGCGTACTTTCGGGGCAGCCTGCCGGTGGAGACGGTATTTGAGGCGGTGACCCGCCTGGGGTTCAACCAGATTTTCCGGCTGGTGACCTCGCTGAGCGGCACGCAAATTTTCAAAGGCTCGCACCAAACGTACGGGCTGAAGGAGGACGAGCTGTGGCGCCATTCGTTGACCGCCGCCGCGGCGGCCCAAATCATTGCGCAAGACTTGGGCGATGATGAGAACGTGGCGTTCACGGCGGCGCTGCTGCACGATGTAGGGAAAATCGTTCTGGCGCAGGTGCTGGAGCACATTTATGACCGGCTGGTGGAGGAGATTGAGAGCCGGCCCAGTGACGCGGCCGACACCGAGAAGCAACTGCTCGGCGTGCACCATGGGGAGGTGGGCGGCCGGCTGCTGGCCCAATGGAAATTTCCCCCGCACCTGGTTGCCGCGGTGTGGAGCCATCATCAACCGGAAGCGGCGGGCCCCCACAAGCGGCTGGCGTCCCTTGTGCATGTGGGCAATCTCACGGCGTATTTTTTGGGGTGCGGGTATGGGTACCAGGCGTTTGCGCTGCGGGGGAGTCCGGCGGCGCTGGAGATTCTCAACATCAGTTCGGATCAGTTGCCGGGCTACGTGTTGCGGACGAAGGATCTGATTGAGAGCATTTTTGCGCTGTTGCGGCTGCAAAATTGA
- a CDS encoding chemotaxis protein CheD: MAREKIVGLGSMYVGRDPLLTLQTPPLGTAVAVAIYDPVNSVGGLLAAILPDSMLDESRGMDEPCLFVDTGLQALLREFARQGGQLAQAQVHAAGGMEVINGEQAYDLGPRNVMMLKNMLPVYDLQVAAAEFGGYLSMAMMLDLGSGEVTLKRPGKATPFVLCRK; this comes from the coding sequence ATGGCGAGAGAAAAGATTGTGGGTTTGGGCAGCATGTATGTGGGGCGCGATCCCCTGCTGACCCTGCAGACCCCGCCGCTGGGGACAGCGGTGGCGGTGGCGATTTATGATCCGGTAAATTCGGTGGGTGGGCTGCTGGCGGCCATATTGCCGGATTCGATGCTGGACGAGAGCCGCGGCATGGATGAGCCGTGCCTTTTTGTGGACACCGGATTGCAGGCGCTGTTGCGAGAATTTGCGCGGCAGGGGGGGCAGTTGGCGCAGGCCCAGGTGCATGCGGCGGGGGGGATGGAAGTCATCAACGGGGAGCAGGCGTACGATTTGGGGCCGCGCAACGTGATGATGTTGAAGAACATGCTGCCCGTCTATGATTTGCAGGTGGCCGCGGCGGAGTTTGGGGGATATCTCAGTATGGCGATGATGTTGGATTTGGGCAGCGGGGAGGTCACGCTCAAACGACCCGGTAAAGCCACGCCTTTTGTGCTATGCAGGAAATAG
- a CDS encoding flagellar assembly protein FliW produces MRVAETIETRPWAADARQVIHFPAGLLGFEHLKDYMLLGAPEEAPFFWLQVVDDPNLAFVVVPPAAVVADYTPDLSNEDVDFLGLQSPDEALVLNIVTVRGPARATVNLKGPLVINRRTLVGKQVIPLNAAEYPVNHPLAVGE; encoded by the coding sequence ATGAGAGTTGCCGAGACAATCGAAACCAGGCCGTGGGCGGCGGATGCCCGGCAGGTGATTCACTTCCCCGCGGGGTTGCTGGGGTTTGAGCACCTCAAGGATTACATGCTGCTGGGTGCCCCCGAGGAGGCGCCGTTCTTCTGGCTCCAGGTGGTGGACGACCCCAACCTGGCTTTCGTGGTGGTGCCCCCCGCCGCCGTCGTGGCGGACTATACCCCGGACCTCAGCAACGAAGACGTGGATTTTCTCGGGCTCCAATCGCCGGACGAAGCCCTCGTGCTGAACATCGTGACGGTGCGCGGCCCGGCGCGCGCCACCGTGAATTTGAAAGGGCCGCTGGTCATCAACCGGCGCACCCTCGTGGGCAAACAGGTCATTCCGCTCAACGCGGCGGAGTACCCCGTAAACCATCCCCTGGCCGTGGGTGAATGA